A stretch of the Deinococcus betulae genome encodes the following:
- a CDS encoding helix-turn-helix domain-containing protein: MPEPTTILKRRKLSGEKLRQARLNAGFDNLSEFCERIQMNRSAYIGWEQGADPVHYDFVLIQNILTVCKVNFEAISDPLTDEEILERHKRRNGKATALPHPAQASA; the protein is encoded by the coding sequence ATGCCGGAGCCGACGACAATCCTGAAGCGGCGCAAACTGTCCGGGGAGAAGTTGCGCCAAGCGCGACTCAATGCCGGATTCGACAACCTGAGTGAGTTCTGCGAACGCATACAGATGAATCGCAGCGCTTACATAGGCTGGGAGCAGGGCGCCGACCCTGTCCACTACGACTTCGTACTTATTCAGAACATCTTGACAGTGTGCAAGGTGAATTTTGAGGCCATCTCTGACCCTCTAACTGACGAGGAGATTCTGGAGCGCCACAAACGCCGCAACGGCAAAGCTACCGCCCTTCCCCACCCCGCGCAGGCGTCGGCATGA